AAAAATATCAAACCAAAATATCTAAATACCGTAATTTACCGACCCAGTAACACCCATGTAAACTAGTAAAACATATAAGTGGAATTTAGCATGTTAAATTTTATATCCAATCAAATATCATCCTTAAACCCAACCCATCAGTGCGCCCAAACCCAAATCCATAATTTCCGGATTGTTCTCAATTCGTGAAACACAAATCTATTCGAGTGCGAGATATCTGAAGTTTCAGAAACCCTAGAAATTTGGAATGGAGAGAGAGAAATCGAGTAGGAGAGAACGAGCATCCAGAGAGGACGACGACGACCGCCGCCATCATCATCGCGACCGTTCGAAGCACCACCACCGCGACGATGAGAACCGACACCGATCCGATGATCGAAaaggtcgcgatcgcgaaaggcgtCGCGAGAAATCACACGAATCGGAAGTTATCAGAGAAAAATCTTACGATAGAGAGGATTCCTTGGAGAGAAGGCATTCGCATAGGAGGAAAGACGATCGAGAGAAACGCGAGAAATCGTATGAGAGAGAGGATTCAGTGGAGAGAAAGAATGCGCATAAGAGGAAAGAGAGAGGAGAAGAGAGTGTGGATAAGAGCAATGGAGGAGATGAGAAGAGAGCTAGGGTTTCGGAGGATAAGAAGGAggagagaagagagaggaggagatttgatgataaagtgaagaaggaggaggaagaggatGTGGAAATTGATGAAGAAATGAAGgggaaaagatttgaaatgagaATTGTGAAGGAAGAACCGAAACCCGAGCCCAATAATGATAATGGTCACGGTGTTGGTTCCATTGATAATGTGAGTTTCTTACTGCCATGCCCTTTTTCACCAGTATATACCAAGTTGCATGCCTTTGTATAGTGTTGATGAATAACAGTCTTTACTCGGATGTAAATTTGTTAGAGGCAAACTActtgatttcttcccatctgccTAAGGTGGGCAAGTTACTTGGTACCTATGCTGGCAGGAGCTAGAACGTACCCAGTAGAATAGCCAAGCTTGGCCCTGGCACCACCgtcatagaaaaagaagaagaaacatttTACATTGTTATGCTTGCTTATACCTATGTTTGTATATGTCGTGCTTTGTTTCTTACTGCCAATGCCCATTGGCGGAGCCAGGAATTTATATTATGGGATTCAAAAAAGTAATGAAATGTAACACTTAGGATTTGGACCTATGAACTAAAGCAGTTTTGAAACCCCTTTACAACTACACTAATTTTTTCCCTTATGTTAATGTTAATGGGATTCAACAGTTTATATATAACCAAAAGGATTGTCGCGAAAAAGATACAATTTACCCCCCTTGACACAACTAGATCCGCCTCTGGCCATTCGCCTTTGTTACTGGGATACGAGGTTGCATACTTCTATATCATCTTGATGAATTACAGTTCCCATTTTATGAAAAAATCTATTTTGAGTTGGGTCGCATTTTGTTTGTTGTGCTTGCTCTTGGCGATATTTGTGTATGTCGTGCTTAGTTCAACCACTTTAGATGATTTATCCCAAGCTTGTAAGGAGATTTTTGGCTTTCCATGATGTTGCATTGTGTTAGTCTAGATGTCAATACTATGCCTTTGTGATAATAGGTTTCTATTTGTCGAAGTGCTGTCATTTTGTTCTTGTTGTTGCATGGAATACTATGTGGTAGATTTGGAGTTGCAAACAGCTTTTCATCTTTCCACCATTCATGTTAGACTAGGGAGCACAGACCTCAAGAACTGCATTCATCTGTTAACTACCTTTATTATCTATTGGCATGATCAATCGTTCTTCAATCTCCTTCATCCTCCAAATCTGTCCTATCCTTCTGCTTATCTTCGTCTAGTGCTCATGTGTGGAAATATCTGCTTCTGTTTGGTGAGTGACCATAGAAACTTatctgaacttaaactttctgtagGATTCTTTCATCATATTGCCACTTGGTATTATTGTCACGCTTTGTTTGGTCTTAGATAGTAGATTGGGGAACTTAGAGGAAGGATCCATGTAACTTGTTTGGTTATATCATGTTCTTTTCATTATGCTCTTATTATGTCCTAAGAAGTCTGTTGTGTGGTTTCCTTTTTATCTGATAGGGCTTAACTTGGTTAGTATGGCACTTGTTTCTCAGTTGTATTGTTTTATGGTGCATTTTATTGGTCCTTTCATCAGGATGTTTATCCTGATTTATGCATTGGACTTCCTTATTTGCAGGGTGTGACAATGGGACCATACAATGCAGCATCAAGGACCTCCCCAGATAAATCTTTGACTCGTATTGATCCTCCTGTTACCAAGGTATCTTCAATTTCTACAACAAATGAAAATAAGGGAGTTAATATTAACAGATCTCATGCGGTTCCTGGGAAATCTAGTACAGATGGGGCAGCTTCTGATGCTGGCAAGAGTGCCACCTTATCCCTTGATGCCAAAGGAAATGCAAAGGCTCTCATACAAAGGCAGAAGGAGCTGGCAGCAAAGCTTAAGAAAATTCCTTTGGTAAGTTTTTGCACCTAAAACCCGCCGTATTTCTACAGTTTGTAACTCTATTATCCTTCTCCTTTGGCTCCCTGTTCCTATCTGTTTCTTTAAGTTAGAGAAGCACTGCATTATTAGACGTATACAGAAGAGCTCTAAAGAGAACAtgcttttgttttttcttttcctcttagGTTGAACGAAAAGAgctttcttctttgttttgtgCCAAAGGTATTAAACTACTATTTATGTGCCCTCATTTTAATTATGTAGCTAAACAAGGGTGCCGACTTTACGAGAGAGGGAAGTTCACAGATTGGTCGCAAGGATAGCCTTTATGCCGCTTCAACAGATGCGGGGATATTGCCCCCACCGGTTGCATCTTCAAATTCAGGGATATTACCCACTCCAAGTTCAGCACCTAGCACATCGACTATAGCTACTGTGGCTTCTGCAAATACGCCACCCAGTGGCTTACCTCAGGTCGTGGGGCTCACAGTCACAGCACAGAACTACGATAAAGTGAAGCGTGCACATGAGCTTTTTGCTAAGATGGGATTCCGGCAGGACCCGGAGTTTCCCCCCCTCATTAACATGTTTCCTGGGCAAATGCCTCCAGAGGTTACCATTCAGCCAAAACCCGCTAGAGCCCCTGTTCTTCGTTTGGATGCATTAGGCAGGGAAATCGATGAACAGGGAAATGTGGTTAATGTGCCTAAGCCATCTAGCACCCTTAAGGTACGGATTATATGTGTTCATGCCATCTTTTTTTCATGTTTTAGTATTTATTAAAATTGCTTGTGGTGACTTTGGGTTGTTTGTGCAGgtgaacatcaacaagcagaaaaaagaaaacttccaaattctcaaACCTGAACTTGATGTTGATCCTGATAAAAATCCTCATTTTGATCCAAGGATGGGGATTGACAAGAACAAAATTTTGAGGCCAAAGAGGATGTCATTTCAGTTTGTGGAGGAAGGTAAATGGTCCCATGATGCAGAATTAATTAAGTTAAAGGTACTTTATAATTAATCTCCCTGTTGTATTTTCGCATTCTTTTGTGATTCTCTCTTTATTCTTGTTCCTGCTCTTGATTGGACTTTACTAATTATGCAATACCTAATTTAGCAAAGCCAATATGGTGAATCACGAGCCAAAGAGTTGAGGGCAAAGCAAATGCAATTGGCAAAGGCAAAAGCAGAGCCTGACATAAATCCAAATCTTATTGAGGTGGCAGAGAGGGTTATCACCAAGGAAAAACCAAAGGAACCAATTCCTGATGTTgagtggtggtaagttgatttcAATCTCCCTTCTGTTTAACTTGCTTTTGGTTATCATGTGTTTTCCCCCTTAATGGACCCTTAATTTGTCTCCCAACTCATTGTTGAGCCACCATTCATTTATTTGTTTAGTATCACAGATGGAACTTGAATACTGTTAGTCTTATGTTTAACcatgagatgagatttgttttGATGGTTCTGCATCCTTGGTGCTTCTAGTCTATGTACGCATCACCAAGATATGGGGATtacataaatttttttttattgcgATTTATCTCCTGGATGTGATTGTGTAATCTTATTTCGTCCGCGTCCTATCTGCTGGACTTTGCACTCTCTAGATGAAGTTCCTGTGATGTggattcctcttttttttttttttttttttttaagtaatccttgcttgttatttggatacAATTGGTGTGAGATGAGTTTAAATGGAGTAATTggtcagtgaggattcatatagccggccacaacttgtttgggattgaggtATGATTGTTCCTGTTTGTTGTTAATAACCCCCATTCCCCGTTTAAGAGGAATCCCTCAAAATTGACATCTGTTACTATTAGCGGAGCACCTTACTGGTCTTCTGCAATTATAGTCTGATTGAAGTGACTTAATTTTGCCTTGTGTTATTCAATTTACATGATTCGAGTgtgatttctaattttttttatagcTATCTATGCTTACCTTGTTTGAATCTTCAATTTACACTAGGTGATTCTTGTTTCTTTGTTTGACCTGCCAGGGATGCTCCTCTGTTACGATCTGGTACTTATGGTGGTATGGTCGATGGTGACTTAACTGATGATATGTTGAGGATGGAGAAGATCACTATTTATGTTGAACACCCCCGCCCTATTGAGCCTCCTGCTGAACCTGCTCCACCTCCTCCACAACCATTGAAGCTGACCAAGAAGGAGCAGAAGAAACTACGTACCCAGCGTCGACTGGCTAGGGAGAAAGAAAGGCAGGAAATGATACGTCAGGGCCTGTTAGAACCACCAAAACCAAAAGTTAAAATGAGCAATCTTATGAAAGTTCTTGGCTCAGAAGCCACTCAGGATCCCACAAAGCTTGAAATGGAGATCAGAAGTGCTGCTGCTGAGCGAGAACAGGCTCACATAGACAGAAATATTGCTCGAAAGCTCACTCCTGATGAACGTcgtgagaagaaagaaagaaaactatTTGATGATCCAAATATCGCAGCGGAGACGATAGTTTCGATATACAGAGTTAATGACCTTTCACACCCTCAAACTCGCTTCAAAGTTGATGTTAATGCTCAGGAGAATCGGATGACTGGGTGTGCAGTTATCTCGGAAGGTATAAGTGTGGTGGTAGTTGAAGGTGGTAAAAAGTCCATCAAGCGGTATGGGAAACTTATGCTTAGGCGAATAGACTGGGCTGCTGCTGTTAAGAAAGAAGATGATGAAGacgaagatgaagatgaagataagCCTCTCAACAAGTGTGTGTTAGTCTGGCAAGGGACTGTTGCTAAATCAAGCTTCCATAGATTTTTTGTTCACGAGTGCAGGACTGAGGCTGCTGCTCGTAAGGTCTTTGCTGATGCTGGGGTTCCTCATTACTGGGATCTTGCTGTAAACTTCAAAGATGATGAATTTTAGGTTCTTTGGATATTATTTCGCCATTGCTTATGATGAACTCGAATATCAGTTCAAGCTTCCTACCGAGGAAAGGCTAGGGGAATACTAGTACTCATTTTGTAGATTCCTTTTCTTGAAGAGCACTTATGACTCTTCTAATGCGTTGGTGTCCATGTTGTTGATGACCTGGGTAAACATTACTGTATCTTGGTAGCTTCTACTTGCTGTTGCTCCATCTAGTATTACTTTAATTGTGCCATCTGTTTGTTTTTGTTGCATTGAATCTATATAGAGATTAAGTGATCTCGCGTTGATTTCTTGGGTATGATAGCTAATTTGAGCTGAGCTAGTGACGTAGTTTACAACCTGATAAATACCTCTCGCAACTGAAACCAGATGATTTCTTTAGGAGATCACAGGATAGGTGAGTGGTAAATATGGTTGCTCGTGTATGGACTATCTTCTACCCTTTTGTTCTGTTAGAAATCACAGAGAAAGTGTGGATATTTGTTATCAAGACTTAACCTGGTGCAGTTAAGTCTTTTATGGTTGCTTTATCACAAAAACAGTGATTGCTTTGTGTGTGATTTTTGGTCTGCTTAGTCCCTTTTTACCTTCAATTACCATGGTCCTACTCCTATGGCCTCGAAGTTGAAAAATGATTTACTTAGTTTTGTGTTCCTCTTATTGTTTGGGGATGAAATGATTCTGCAATCAGAGGCAGCGGATGCGTCCTGTTTTAAAGTGTTCAATTGAACTGATATTTTCGATACAGAATATAGATATTATGTAAAATAGACTACCAAAATTAAATAGATTTAGAattctgaattttaatttttcaatGCTAAGGGATTTATGATGGATGATGTCTCTtgttttgacatgtttggttcaTCCTATTCATGACTAGTTGAAAATGAGTTTCGTAACAAAATACTTTTGCTTTCAAAAAATGGTTTACAAATGAGTGTGTGTGAAGGTccaggagaaagataaaaagataGATACCTACGTCTACTTATCTAGAGTTGGAGTGTTGATTATTTACTATTAATTGACTAATTAAAAGGTTTGTTTCTATTGTAGGAGTTGAAGCAAACGAGACCTACGTTTATTTAACAAAATTGACAGAGGGGTTTGCCCCACGGTGTAGGATAATACtgtgtatgttgttgttgttgttgttgacatgGAGGGGTTTGGAATTTCTGCAGTTCCATTTATTAGTAGAGAAATAGAATAATacatttttcttccttttattatTGTACTTAATTATTTCTCCTCCTACCCGTCCTCTCTTTTCACCCCAATCAAAATAGTCCGAGTGCATAAATAAGGGGGGTTTTACACTACATAGCACCCTAACAAAACCCACAACAAAAAATAActctaatatttattttttataaattttagccagtataatatgtgtataataatCAATATGTATgcattatacattgattatatactTGTTATACCGGTGATGGCTAAAATGTCAAGAATATGATTATAGTCCGGTAGTGCTTTCCCTTTTTTTCggggaaaaataaataaaaaattgccagatttacaactggtaattgaaaaatagccacagtttcaaaaataatcgaaatttagctattttttcatgtataaataaaatctgaacaaaaacacctTTAAAAATCcggaaatattccagcataatatgctggagttcgaatATTTTTACATATGAGATCTCAGCATAATATGCCGGAGATCGAAtatttttacatatgagattccagcataatgtgctggagttccaacataatatgctggaaatttATACGCAAGAGCTACATAATCCCGATTCTTGCATATTATGCCGGAAAATTCCATTCTggtggagttccaatataatccGGCATATTATGCTAAAACTTTCCGTGTTTCAGCAAAACAATGGcaatttttcaatgactttgcaaacactcACTATTTTTCGATTACCAATCCGAAAAATGACTAGCCCGTACTATTATGATAATTTTCTAAAGTCTAGTTCCAGTCATGAGTAAGAAAGTCTATGATATTTATTACGGCAAATGGCCAAATATACCTATGTACTTTCGAAAAtagtctaagaatacccctcgttgtACTATTGGGTCATCTATACCCctcccgtcatactttggaacaaatatacccttattttggatggaaTGCCACGTGGCAGCACCAGATGAAAATgacccatttcttttttttacccGATCTGTTTTAAAAAACCCACCAcccgacccgttttaaaatttaatttttttcagtttttttaatgaatatattttgtaaaaactggatttttttttttgtaaaaactgaaaaaaggaattttcaaaatatatattttaaagttttttcaattttttaatagtattattttttgtaaaaactgaaaaaaataatttttttgtaaaaactgaaaaatatatattttgtaaaaactgaaagaaaaaaagagaatttgcaatatatatatatttcagttttttccgttttttaaagtatttttttttgtaaaaactgaagaaaaaaaggattttgcaaaatattttctttttttttaaactaatgcatatgtagtcgctttaggagttttttttcttttttttttcttcagtttttacaaaaacaatactttgaaaaaacttaaaaatatatattttgtaaatttctttttttttttttccagtttttacaaaacatAAGCTTTAAAAAAGctaaaaaaactgaattttaaaacgGGTTGGATGGTGAATTTTTTAAAacggatcgggtaaaaaaaagaaatgagtcGTTTTCATCTGGTGCTGCCACatggcactccatccaaaataagagtatatttattccaaagtatgatggaagaGGTATAAATGATCAAATAGTATAACGAGagatattcttagaccattttcgaaaataCATGTTATATTTGGCCTTTGCCGTATTTATTAAGTACGATGCGGATATACTCAACCTTATTGAGCACATTGTTGCCATAAGAACGCCACCTCATTCACGCACAAGAATGCAATGGGACAGTGACAAAGGGGCGGCCAATAGAAATAGATAATGCCACTATCTGCTAGCAACCGTAGATTTTAGTAACTAGGttttgagtttaatttttatgtatgtataataaatttttaatacaaatataaaatttatattaaaGTTACTAAGTTCGGCGTAATCCGTAACTGTCCTTCTAACTTTGGCCATGCCTACAATTGTAGTCACAGTAATCCTCCCGATGGAAAGAGTTGGCGTTTCTTAGCTGCACGTTTCATTTGATCTAGAAGTTCTTATggcatttccttttttttttgggtgttaTGTAGATGATCCATGTCTTGTACTAAACTAAAATGAATACTATTAAATTGTTCAACAAGTTTGaatttctcaaaattttctttctttagcACCTTTCGTGTTTAAACAtcttaaataaatatttgaagtCAAAACTCCAAAAACAACTTGGTAAACCATCCCAAACACTTTCAGAATGAAGACAACATAAATTTGGCCAATACCACGTTGTTGTTGCGTTTCATTTGGTTAAAGTTTGTATTATCGTgttaattttcttcaattttctcatATGGCTTTAGCTTTCGTATAGTACAACCTatatatttctttgtctatataTAAATTTTCTTGCCACCTTAAGGAGACTTCGTAAATAACCTTTGAGAAGTCTCTAACACTCAAcgattctatttatttatttaaggaaaaatGAAACTGTATAGCCGCttttaaaataatagttaaaaaatatattttatatatatatatatatatatataatgtatgttatatacaaaaaatatacaaattttatatacttttaagactaaCGGATATAAATATATTTGGCCGTAGGCTAAAAGTGATCTTTGCCCTTTATTTTGCTTTGTCTAATGGGCTAAAGCAACACTCCCATACCCATTTCTTCCCCTAAAGAGCAAATGAAAAATATAGAAGAAGTAGAGAAAAATAGTTTCGTCAATTTTAGTCCATTATTGATTAGATATAAGTAAAGTCACGATGTGCATGTGGGGTTAGCAGACAAATTAAATGCAACAACTGTAAATCGATCGATAAGTATTTATAAGCTGCAGACTTTAAATTTATCAGTGGGAGGTTTTTGCACCCAAAGAACTCCACAATATtgtaaacaaataaataaaagtgtgttGTTTTACATGCACTTCTATATATCTTAATCATATGATTAATTAATGTATAGttttaccttatatatatatattatacatccgaCTAATTTTAATTTAAGCGTTGGACGGCGGCTAT
The sequence above is drawn from the Nicotiana tabacum cultivar K326 chromosome 13, ASM71507v2, whole genome shotgun sequence genome and encodes:
- the LOC107811721 gene encoding protein RDM16-like — its product is MEREKSSRRERASREDDDDRRHHHRDRSKHHHRDDENRHRSDDRKGRDRERRREKSHESEVIREKSYDREDSLERRHSHRRKDDREKREKSYEREDSVERKNAHKRKERGEESVDKSNGGDEKRARVSEDKKEERRERRRFDDKVKKEEEEDVEIDEEMKGKRFEMRIVKEEPKPEPNNDNGHGVGSIDNGVTMGPYNAASRTSPDKSLTRIDPPVTKVSSISTTNENKGVNINRSHAVPGKSSTDGAASDAGKSATLSLDAKGNAKALIQRQKELAAKLKKIPLLNKGADFTREGSSQIGRKDSLYAASTDAGILPPPVASSNSGILPTPSSAPSTSTIATVASANTPPSGLPQVVGLTVTAQNYDKVKRAHELFAKMGFRQDPEFPPLINMFPGQMPPEVTIQPKPARAPVLRLDALGREIDEQGNVVNVPKPSSTLKVNINKQKKENFQILKPELDVDPDKNPHFDPRMGIDKNKILRPKRMSFQFVEEGKWSHDAELIKLKQSQYGESRAKELRAKQMQLAKAKAEPDINPNLIEVAERVITKEKPKEPIPDVEWWDAPLLRSGTYGGMVDGDLTDDMLRMEKITIYVEHPRPIEPPAEPAPPPPQPLKLTKKEQKKLRTQRRLAREKERQEMIRQGLLEPPKPKVKMSNLMKVLGSEATQDPTKLEMEIRSAAAEREQAHIDRNIARKLTPDERREKKERKLFDDPNIAAETIVSIYRVNDLSHPQTRFKVDVNAQENRMTGCAVISEGISVVVVEGGKKSIKRYGKLMLRRIDWAAAVKKEDDEDEDEDEDKPLNKCVLVWQGTVAKSSFHRFFVHECRTEAAARKVFADAGVPHYWDLAVNFKDDEF